The following are encoded together in the Planctobacterium marinum genome:
- a CDS encoding methyl-accepting chemotaxis protein: MLHLIRSNIRNKMLLIIVSAMTVILLSVSWGFYSLNHVIDGYSSTVNNNVRHMLALSEMNLTFKTQVQEWKNTLIRGKDPAQLNKYWSRFQIHGNTIKSQYEGLLREMPKSHPSWASLDEFAGAYPPMLTAYQKGYRAFLDSNKDIDTADKSVQGIDRAPTKLLKEALLQAEKDVAKSRENIGRNAENTQLITILVTVFATVLSIGGFVYFVERRLIRPLNRVTFLSTEIAKGDFTHKVEVDGHDQIGKLTQSFVLIQRDLGGVVSGVLSDLQELTKLIDSLFNAFHKIKESLEQQMEESNALQGNMDKMLTSSEGISDSVNEANDFVNDSVREATKGIEMFGENLRNSQSMFDSANSATEIIEQVKRDSDDIGNVVNVINGIAEQTNLLALNAAIEAARAGENGRGFAVVADEVRSLATKTQESTTQISRTITDLQSATDSAVNAMLDGRDKAQISLDQTREAQAFMESLGQAFENISKLNNDITQSAQQQVQEANDVSYGLHEINKHSDQSQHEATVMEDASRVLSGILHRIQDATSVFKLPQ, from the coding sequence ATGCTCCACTTAATTCGCAGTAATATCCGCAACAAAATGTTGCTAATTATTGTTTCCGCAATGACGGTTATATTGCTGTCTGTTTCCTGGGGATTTTATTCTCTCAACCATGTTATCGACGGTTATTCCTCTACCGTCAATAACAATGTTCGCCACATGCTCGCCCTGTCTGAAATGAACCTGACCTTTAAAACGCAAGTGCAGGAGTGGAAAAATACCTTAATTCGCGGCAAGGATCCGGCGCAACTTAACAAGTACTGGTCTCGTTTCCAAATTCATGGCAACACCATTAAAAGTCAGTACGAAGGTTTATTGCGAGAGATGCCGAAAAGTCATCCTTCTTGGGCAAGCTTGGATGAATTTGCCGGTGCTTACCCTCCTATGTTGACGGCTTACCAAAAAGGTTATCGTGCATTTTTAGATAGTAACAAAGATATTGATACTGCTGATAAATCAGTACAGGGCATTGATAGGGCACCCACCAAACTGTTGAAAGAAGCTTTGTTACAAGCTGAAAAAGATGTAGCTAAAAGTCGTGAAAACATCGGTCGAAATGCCGAAAATACTCAGCTTATTACAATTCTGGTGACCGTGTTTGCTACAGTATTGAGTATTGGCGGTTTTGTTTATTTTGTAGAGCGCCGTTTGATTCGTCCATTGAATCGAGTGACCTTTTTATCCACTGAAATCGCCAAAGGAGATTTTACTCATAAAGTCGAAGTGGACGGCCATGATCAGATAGGAAAATTAACTCAAAGTTTCGTACTGATCCAACGAGATTTGGGTGGCGTGGTGAGTGGTGTACTGTCTGATTTACAGGAACTGACAAAGCTAATCGATAGTTTGTTTAACGCTTTTCACAAGATTAAGGAATCCCTTGAGCAGCAAATGGAAGAGAGTAATGCGCTACAAGGCAACATGGATAAGATGCTCACCAGTAGCGAAGGGATTTCTGATTCTGTGAATGAAGCCAATGATTTCGTCAATGACTCTGTTCGGGAAGCGACAAAGGGGATTGAGATGTTTGGTGAGAACCTGCGCAATAGTCAAAGCATGTTTGATTCTGCCAACAGTGCAACGGAAATAATAGAACAGGTTAAACGTGATTCCGATGATATTGGCAACGTAGTTAACGTTATCAATGGTATCGCTGAGCAAACCAATTTGTTGGCGCTCAATGCAGCCATAGAGGCTGCCAGGGCAGGAGAGAACGGACGTGGTTTTGCTGTGGTTGCCGATGAAGTGCGGAGCCTGGCTACAAAAACTCAGGAATCGACAACACAAATTTCCCGCACCATAACAGACTTGCAAAGTGCCACTGACAGCGCGGTAAATGCCATGCTTGATGGTCGTGATAAAGCACAAATTAGTCTCGATCAAACGCGTGAAGCGCAGGCCTTTATGGAATCGCTTGGACAAGCTTTTGAAAACATCAGCAAACTCAACAATGATATCACTCAATCGGCACAGCAGCAGGTGCAAGAAGCCAATGATGTGAGTTATGGACTGCACGAAATAAACAAGCACAGTGATCAATCACAGCATGAAGCCACTGTAATGGAGGATGCATCACGCGTGCTGTCCGGTATTTTACATCGTATTCAGGATGCCACTTCGGTATTCAAACTACCTCAATGA